GGTGGTCCATGCCGCAAAGGGGCCGAAGAGCAGGGTCTTTTTCCCATCGAGGATCCGGGTATCAAGGTGGGGGACGGCCATGGTAGGTGCCGAGTCGAGTGGCTGGCCATACACTTTGGCCTGATGCTGCTCCACGATCTCCGGATTTTCGCAGATCAGCCACTGACCGCCGATCGGGAAGCCGCCGAGTCCCTTGGCTTCCGGAATACCCGCCTTCTGTAGAAGGCTCAGGCTGCCGCCGCCGGCACCGACGAAGACGAACTTCGCGTTATTTGCATGGACGGCACCGGTCTTCAGGTCATGCGTTTCCACCTCCCAGCCGGAGTCGGTCTTGGTGAGGTTGGTCACGCGATGGCTGGACGCGACACCGCAACCGGGCTGCTTCTCCAGCCAGTAGAGGAGCTTGCGCGAGATATTGCCGAAATTCACATCGGTGCCGTTGTCCATTTTGGTCGCGGCGATCGGCACGTCCTTGCGGCCTGCGAGGAGCAGGGGAGCCCAGCTCGCGATTTTCTCGCGATCGGTGCTGAACTCCATGGTCTTGAAGAAATGATGTGCCGCCATGCCCTCGTAGCGGGCCTTCAGGTAGCCGACCATCTTCTGGCCATGCACGAAGCTGATGTGGGGAAGTGGAGTGATGAACTCCTCAGGCTTCTCCACCATGCCGCTGGCGACCGCATAGGCCCAGAACTGCTTCGAGTGGTCGAATTGCTCGTAGATCTCGATGGCCTTGCCGACCTTCACCGATCCATCGGCTTCCTGATGCGGCGTGTAGCTCAGCTCGCAGATGCCCGCATGGCCGGTGCCCGCATTGTTCCAGCCGTGGGAGCTTTCCTGGGCCAGTTCATCGGTCACCTCGTAGACCTGGATGCTGAGCTTCGGTTCCAAGCACTTGAGCAAGGCAGCCAGGTTGGCGGACATGACTCCGCTGCCGATCAGGATGACGTCAGGGTTTTCGATGTGGGAAGCGTGCGGCATGGGTAACGGATAGCGGGGACGATCTAGCTGCTGGCGATCTTTCTGCCAACCCCATGAACGGGCTTTCCGGCTGAAAGTGTGCCATTCATGCCCGATTGACCACAAACGGATTGGGATGCCAGTCACAATCCCTCGATGCGGGCAACTTCGCTTATCGAATACACACTTGGAGTCCTGCGATGCCCGGCGCCAGCCGCCGGAGAGCCGCAGGGCTTGATTGAAATGGATCTTGTCATGACAGGGGGGATCGATAGGACCTCGCGCGCTGCCTCATGAAATCTACCTTCTATCTCTCGCTGAGATCGTTCTGTCTTCCCGCCCTGGTTTCGCTCGGTGTGGTGAGCTGTGGTCCATCCCGTTGGAGTGAGTCCCAAAAGCGATCTCTGACAAGTGTCTCCCTCGGCACGCCATCGGTCGCTTCAGATAGCTACAAGTCTGCCGATGCCGTCAGCCTCGCGACACAGAGAAAGGCGGGTCATGCCGCTGCTGGATTCGGCTTGGCGGGCGGACTCGTGGGTGGATTGGTCGGCGCTGCGGTGGCCGGCAGCGTGACCGGTGTGGAGGGCTCCAACTTCAAGTCCAACTATGCCGATCTGTTGGGGAAGCTTGACCAGCAGATGAAGCTTCCGATTTCGACTGAGCTGACTGCGGCATTCACCGAGGTCCTGAAGAAGGACTCCTTCATGGCTTCGCGCTACAATCCTTCTTCACCCAATCGCATCGAGGTGGAAGTCACGGCCTATGGCCTGCGCCGCGTGCCGGG
This portion of the Luteolibacter luteus genome encodes:
- the mqo gene encoding malate dehydrogenase (quinone), producing the protein MPHASHIENPDVILIGSGVMSANLAALLKCLEPKLSIQVYEVTDELAQESSHGWNNAGTGHAGICELSYTPHQEADGSVKVGKAIEIYEQFDHSKQFWAYAVASGMVEKPEEFITPLPHISFVHGQKMVGYLKARYEGMAAHHFFKTMEFSTDREKIASWAPLLLAGRKDVPIAATKMDNGTDVNFGNISRKLLYWLEKQPGCGVASSHRVTNLTKTDSGWEVETHDLKTGAVHANNAKFVFVGAGGGSLSLLQKAGIPEAKGLGGFPIGGQWLICENPEIVEQHQAKVYGQPLDSAPTMAVPHLDTRILDGKKTLLFGPFAAWTTKFLHKKGSYLDLPLSVKPDNLATLLKIGVSNLPLVRYLVQQGTQSMEDRMDVLHVFYPAAKKQDWKLIDAGIRVQAIKKTDGEAGIVHYGTEVITDQDRSISALLGASPGASVSVNIVMEVVKKCFPQLLESPEGKARMREMIPTWDVDLQKPENANLFEEMSRRTDKILQLA